The proteins below come from a single Nitrospinota bacterium genomic window:
- a CDS encoding chemotaxis protein CheA, whose product MSENDADIFKEYLAEVFESLDGLDEKFVQLEKNPGEVKIVDSIFRPVHSIKGSSAFFGLLHIQSFSHKLENLLDDIRKGKMEARPVVIDNLLKGTDYLKAMFDRVAEGDTHYELLPDEKEFIENLEARISVDSGKEKDNFKAVSDHLNEAFLVLDEIRSSSQVDAAILDRLSDSLRKAQNLVGGAAIAIESGKVIVDRREEPREEAAVVPEVGKLGEILIKMGKVDRTALGKALIGKKPDEKTGEYLIAKGVVKKEDIKEALKIQESEKEEEQKFKKNIASQKTMRISEEKVDEFMDHVGELIIISEVFNYLEKKLSTIEGGEHVSKEFKIANLNYSELTLRLQHGLSEVRKVAIKSIFQKIPRIIRDVATAIGKDVEVEMIGEEVMLDKSLVEKLESPIIHMVRNAVDHGVETPEKRKAAGKKERGKVVISAEIQGENLFIKLKDDGAGISRDKILEKAISKGLITQQAGSQLQDKEVYDFIFNPGFSTAEKVTDISGRGVGMDVVKGAIIDTKGKIEIESTFGKGSEFIISVPVSTTLITINGLVTSVGKSKFIFPVEDVRESIRPRKGEIFTLKEKSEMVNIRGEIYPLVRLHSLFNIPTKVSEPSDGVCLIIQKNGKSCCVLADAIVEQQNVVLKDLGKVFHHVKALMGGAILGDGSIGLVLSVGGLVGEQ is encoded by the coding sequence ATGAGTGAAAACGACGCGGATATATTTAAAGAGTATCTGGCAGAGGTCTTTGAATCGCTTGACGGTCTTGATGAAAAGTTCGTACAACTGGAAAAAAATCCTGGCGAAGTCAAAATAGTCGATTCCATATTTCGCCCCGTCCACAGCATAAAAGGGAGTTCCGCCTTTTTCGGTCTTCTCCATATCCAGTCGTTCTCCCATAAGCTGGAGAATCTGCTGGACGACATACGGAAAGGGAAGATGGAAGCGAGACCGGTTGTCATCGATAACCTGCTAAAGGGGACAGATTACCTGAAGGCGATGTTCGACAGAGTCGCTGAAGGGGATACACATTATGAGCTTTTACCGGACGAGAAGGAATTCATTGAAAATCTCGAAGCGAGAATATCGGTCGATAGCGGCAAAGAGAAGGATAATTTCAAGGCGGTAAGTGATCACCTGAATGAAGCTTTTCTCGTTCTGGATGAAATTCGAAGTTCCTCACAGGTTGATGCTGCCATCCTCGACAGACTCTCAGACAGTCTTCGCAAGGCGCAAAACCTTGTTGGCGGCGCCGCCATTGCGATTGAATCTGGCAAGGTGATAGTCGACAGGCGCGAAGAACCGAGAGAGGAGGCCGCTGTCGTGCCGGAGGTGGGAAAGCTAGGTGAAATACTTATAAAAATGGGGAAGGTCGACAGGACCGCGCTTGGCAAGGCGCTGATAGGAAAGAAACCGGATGAAAAGACAGGCGAATACCTCATAGCCAAGGGCGTTGTTAAAAAGGAAGACATCAAGGAGGCCTTGAAAATACAGGAATCAGAAAAGGAAGAGGAACAGAAGTTCAAGAAAAACATCGCTTCCCAGAAAACGATGCGCATATCGGAAGAAAAAGTCGATGAGTTCATGGATCATGTAGGCGAGTTGATAATCATATCCGAGGTGTTCAACTACCTGGAGAAAAAGCTGAGCACTATCGAAGGTGGAGAGCACGTTTCAAAGGAATTTAAAATCGCAAACCTCAACTATTCCGAGCTGACGCTAAGACTGCAACACGGGCTTTCCGAGGTGCGAAAAGTGGCTATCAAAAGCATCTTTCAGAAAATTCCCAGGATTATCAGGGACGTCGCCACCGCTATCGGCAAGGATGTAGAAGTGGAGATGATCGGCGAGGAAGTGATGCTCGACAAGAGCCTCGTGGAAAAGCTTGAAAGCCCGATAATCCATATGGTTCGGAACGCGGTCGACCATGGAGTTGAAACTCCCGAGAAGAGAAAAGCCGCCGGGAAAAAGGAACGGGGAAAAGTGGTGATCTCGGCAGAAATACAGGGAGAAAACCTGTTCATCAAGCTGAAGGATGACGGCGCAGGGATTTCAAGAGATAAGATATTGGAAAAGGCCATAAGCAAAGGGCTGATCACACAGCAGGCAGGGAGCCAGTTACAGGACAAGGAAGTTTATGACTTCATATTCAATCCGGGGTTTTCGACAGCGGAAAAAGTTACGGATATTTCAGGCCGTGGCGTCGGTATGGATGTTGTGAAGGGCGCCATTATCGACACAAAGGGGAAAATCGAGATCGAATCGACCTTCGGCAAAGGATCGGAATTCATAATTTCCGTTCCGGTTTCAACTACCCTCATCACCATCAACGGATTGGTTACCTCTGTCGGGAAAAGCAAATTCATCTTTCCGGTGGAAGATGTGCGGGAGTCGATACGCCCTAGAAAAGGGGAGATATTCACCCTCAAGGAAAAGTCGGAAATGGTTAATATCAGGGGGGAGATCTATCCCTTGGTAAGATTGCATTCGCTTTTCAATATCCCAACCAAGGTATCAGAGCCTAGCGATGGTGTGTGTCTCATCATTCAGAAGAATGGAAAGAGCTGTTGCGTGCTGGCCGATGCGATCGTTGAACAGCAGAATGTGGTTCTCAAGGACCTGGGCAAAGTGTTCCATCATGTAAAGGCTCTCATGGGGGGAGCGATCCTGGGCGATGGATCCATTGGATTGGTCTTAAGCGTTGGCGGACTGGTTGGAGAGCAATAA
- a CDS encoding chemotaxis protein CheW has product MTLSPALLAFFEETETHMDELETALLALEKDNANAGYVGELFRIVHSIKGNAGLVGLKEIHTISTVMETMLDKLRKEKTPVSQKDLDRLFEFLDNMHSLMEKAAHESGMEIRGSGQQENAKMADGKQTGKESPASEKKTGPADKGVSLEAEGTVEKDASTPQEKKMEAFLTFQLGKERYGVDINKVMEIILNKNLTRVPHAKGFVSGIMNLRGMVIPVINARKKLKFASGNAAGGNGTASVHVSGKSSEWENIIIIENDGLRTGILVDFVDDIVRFKDDMIVSAEQALGGINTDFIQGVGKTEDKTILLLDIKTFCDSKEEYF; this is encoded by the coding sequence ATGACTTTATCACCGGCGTTGTTGGCGTTTTTTGAAGAGACGGAAACCCATATGGATGAGTTGGAAACAGCTCTTCTGGCATTGGAGAAAGACAATGCGAATGCCGGGTATGTAGGCGAGCTCTTCCGTATTGTGCACAGCATAAAGGGGAATGCCGGTCTTGTTGGGTTAAAAGAAATACATACTATTTCGACAGTGATGGAAACCATGCTCGATAAGCTCAGGAAGGAAAAAACCCCGGTCAGCCAGAAGGATCTGGACAGGCTGTTCGAATTTCTGGATAACATGCACTCCCTTATGGAAAAAGCCGCCCATGAGAGCGGCATGGAAATAAGGGGGAGTGGTCAGCAGGAGAACGCAAAAATGGCTGACGGTAAGCAGACTGGGAAGGAATCTCCAGCATCAGAAAAGAAAACCGGGCCTGCGGATAAGGGAGTCAGCCTAGAGGCGGAGGGGACTGTTGAAAAAGATGCTTCCACCCCTCAAGAGAAGAAGATGGAGGCGTTTCTTACCTTTCAACTAGGGAAGGAAAGATATGGCGTAGATATCAACAAGGTAATGGAGATTATCCTGAACAAGAATTTGACAAGGGTTCCCCATGCAAAGGGATTTGTGTCGGGGATAATGAATTTGAGGGGAATGGTCATCCCCGTGATAAATGCGCGGAAAAAGCTGAAGTTTGCCTCAGGAAATGCAGCTGGCGGCAATGGTACGGCATCGGTGCATGTATCGGGTAAATCTTCCGAATGGGAAAATATTATCATTATTGAGAATGACGGTCTTCGCACCGGAATACTTGTCGACTTTGTCGATGATATCGTCAGATTCAAGGATGATATGATCGTCTCCGCAGAGCAGGCGCTGGGCGGGATCAATACCGATTTTATTCAAGGAGTCGGAAAGACGGAAGATAAGACCATTTTGCTTCTGGACATAAAAACATTTTGTGATTCAAAAGAAGAATATTTCTAG
- a CDS encoding valine--tRNA ligase — protein sequence MSNEELEKRYDPKEVGKRWYSYWLEKGYFRADENSEKDCFSLVIPPPNVTGSLHLGHALDATLQDIVIRHRRMKGFNTLWQPGTDHAGIATQNVVEKELKKDGISRHDLGREKFIETVWEWKEKYGGKIIEQLKELGASCDWERLRFTMDEGLSDAVREVFVSLYEEGLIYRAEYMTNWCPRCHTALSDLEVEYADRKGHIYEIDYPLADGSGALTVATTRPETMLGDTAVAVNPEDDRYKKYIGKKVKLPLTEREIPVIGDSYVAMDFGTGALKVTPAHDPNDFEIGARHSLEIVKVMDQEAKMINVPSDYEGLSREECRKKVVEDLESRGFLKEVKPHAHSVGDCYRCKTVIEPALSLQWFVKTKPLAEEAIKAVRNGDIEFVPKSWENTYFEWMGNIRDWCISRQIWWGHRIPAWFCDDCGEINVSRNNIDKCQKCGNNNLRQETDVLDTWFSSALWPFSTLGWPEKTKSLEAYYPTSLLITGFDIIFFWVARMIMMGLKFTGKPPFKKVYIHALIRDAEGKKMSKSKGNVIDPLDIMFEYGSDALRFTLCAGESQGRDARMSEKRIEGYRNFVNKLWNASRFVFMNLDGFKGGADISGLKLDVSDKWILSRLQRTITSAEDALTKFRYNDLANTLYAFTWNEFCDWYIEFQKPRLLSDNAEQRGTSQAVLVYVLDNLLRLLHPVMPFVTEEIYQKLPVHGESIMIEPYPVYDGKLIDEEAEKEMGLVMEILNSIRSIRAELKIPPKTELNGLVRANTANVKRILHSGRTISSMGRLSSLEVSENVKRPEKSATAVYPDAELYIPLEGIIDIEAELERLKKEVAKVETDIGHFEKKFSNENFVKNAPKDVLEKDMAKNEELKNKLAGLKDSVNRLS from the coding sequence TTGAGCAACGAAGAACTGGAAAAACGGTACGATCCCAAGGAAGTGGGGAAACGCTGGTATAGCTACTGGCTCGAAAAAGGCTACTTCCGCGCGGATGAGAATTCCGAAAAGGATTGTTTCTCTCTCGTCATACCACCGCCGAATGTAACTGGCTCTCTTCATCTTGGGCACGCGCTCGACGCGACACTGCAGGACATCGTTATCCGCCACAGGAGGATGAAAGGTTTCAACACGCTCTGGCAGCCGGGTACCGACCATGCAGGGATCGCCACGCAGAACGTTGTCGAAAAGGAGCTAAAGAAAGATGGGATTTCGCGTCACGACCTCGGACGCGAGAAGTTCATCGAGACGGTATGGGAGTGGAAAGAGAAGTACGGCGGAAAGATAATCGAACAGCTGAAGGAGCTCGGCGCATCGTGCGACTGGGAGAGGCTCCGCTTTACGATGGACGAAGGGCTCTCCGACGCAGTGCGCGAGGTTTTCGTCTCACTCTACGAGGAAGGGCTCATCTACCGCGCCGAATATATGACCAACTGGTGCCCAAGGTGCCACACCGCACTCTCAGACCTTGAAGTGGAGTACGCCGACAGGAAAGGGCATATCTACGAGATAGATTATCCGCTGGCCGACGGGAGCGGCGCGCTCACGGTTGCCACCACCAGGCCGGAGACGATGCTCGGCGATACCGCCGTAGCGGTCAACCCGGAGGACGACCGATATAAAAAATATATAGGGAAAAAAGTTAAGCTCCCCTTAACGGAAAGGGAGATACCGGTCATAGGGGATTCATACGTCGCGATGGATTTCGGGACCGGCGCGCTGAAGGTGACCCCCGCGCACGATCCGAACGACTTTGAAATAGGGGCGCGACACTCCCTTGAAATAGTGAAAGTAATGGACCAAGAGGCGAAGATGATAAACGTCCCCTCCGATTACGAAGGTCTGAGCCGCGAGGAGTGCCGAAAGAAGGTGGTGGAGGACCTCGAAAGCCGCGGTTTTCTCAAAGAGGTAAAACCGCACGCCCACTCCGTCGGCGACTGCTACCGGTGCAAGACGGTAATAGAGCCGGCTCTAAGCCTCCAGTGGTTCGTAAAGACAAAACCGCTCGCCGAAGAGGCTATAAAGGCGGTACGGAACGGCGATATAGAGTTCGTGCCGAAATCTTGGGAGAACACCTACTTCGAATGGATGGGGAACATCCGCGATTGGTGCATCAGCAGGCAAATATGGTGGGGGCACAGGATACCGGCTTGGTTCTGCGACGACTGCGGAGAGATAAATGTATCCCGGAACAACATAGACAAATGCCAGAAATGCGGAAACAACAACCTTAGGCAGGAGACCGACGTTCTCGATACTTGGTTCTCCTCCGCGCTCTGGCCCTTCTCCACGCTCGGCTGGCCCGAAAAAACGAAATCGCTGGAAGCATACTACCCCACGTCGCTATTGATAACCGGGTTCGACATCATATTCTTCTGGGTAGCCCGTATGATAATGATGGGATTGAAGTTCACCGGCAAACCGCCGTTCAAAAAGGTCTACATCCACGCCCTCATACGGGACGCGGAAGGGAAGAAGATGAGCAAATCGAAAGGGAACGTTATAGACCCTCTCGATATCATGTTCGAATACGGCTCCGACGCGCTCCGCTTTACCCTCTGTGCAGGAGAGTCGCAGGGGCGCGACGCGAGGATGTCGGAAAAACGTATCGAAGGTTACCGCAACTTCGTAAACAAACTTTGGAACGCGTCGAGATTCGTATTCATGAATCTCGATGGATTCAAGGGTGGCGCCGATATTTCCGGACTGAAGCTCGACGTCAGCGACAAGTGGATACTCTCCAGGCTTCAACGAACGATAACATCTGCGGAAGACGCGCTTACGAAGTTCAGGTATAACGATCTTGCGAATACCCTTTATGCGTTTACATGGAACGAGTTCTGCGACTGGTATATAGAGTTTCAGAAGCCGAGGCTCTTATCCGATAACGCGGAACAGAGGGGGACGTCGCAGGCAGTCCTTGTATATGTTCTCGATAATCTCTTAAGGCTCCTTCATCCGGTAATGCCTTTCGTTACCGAAGAGATATATCAAAAACTGCCTGTGCATGGCGAATCGATAATGATAGAGCCGTATCCGGTGTATGACGGGAAGCTCATCGACGAGGAAGCGGAAAAGGAGATGGGGCTGGTCATGGAGATACTGAACTCGATACGCTCGATCCGCGCGGAGCTGAAGATACCCCCCAAGACCGAATTGAATGGGCTGGTACGGGCAAACACCGCGAACGTGAAAAGGATCCTTCACAGCGGAAGGACGATAAGTTCCATGGGGCGGCTTTCAAGCCTGGAAGTTTCTGAAAATGTAAAGAGGCCGGAGAAGTCCGCCACCGCCGTATATCCAGACGCGGAGCTTTACATCCCTCTAGAGGGGATAATAGATATCGAAGCGGAGCTGGAACGCCTGAAAAAAGAGGTAGCAAAGGTCGAGACCGATATCGGGCATTTCGAAAAGAAATTCTCAAACGAAAATTTTGTGAAGAACGCGCCCAAGGATGTCCTCGAAAAGGACATGGCGAAGAACGAAGAGCTGAAAAACAAACTCGCCGGCCTCAAAGACTCCGTCAACAGGCTCTCGTAA
- a CDS encoding TerC/Alx family metal homeostasis membrane protein translates to MLIWIVFILFVLLMLALDLGIFHREPKAPSITEALGWTLVWVMLALGFNICVYFMYERHLFGLGLAGGDELTGTEAALQFFTGYVIEKSLSLDNIFIIALIFSYFSVDLKYQHRLLFWGIIGALIMRGIMIALGYALFTTFWWTSSLFGAILIATAVKMLIAHHDNLEPEKNPVVRFVKRFYPVTGSSDGAFFAEIDGKKGVTSLFLALVMIESTDLLFAIDSIPAIFAITSDPFLVYTSNVFAILGLRSLYFALAAMLEKFRYMKTSLVFLLAFVGVKMIMIPHYHMPTHISLSLIAGILSVGILASLVGKKGGDTAQLVSPLAEEMTNLAITTYKAARRLAVGIIGSTVVLVGIIMIFLPGPAIVVIPAGLTILAGEFVWAKRLLRKTKLTMNRQLNNFKNNK, encoded by the coding sequence ATGCTGATCTGGATAGTTTTCATACTGTTCGTACTGTTGATGCTTGCCCTTGATCTCGGAATTTTTCACCGCGAACCCAAGGCTCCGTCAATAACCGAGGCGCTCGGCTGGACCTTGGTTTGGGTGATGCTTGCGCTAGGTTTCAACATTTGCGTATATTTCATGTACGAACGTCATCTATTCGGCCTTGGCCTCGCCGGGGGGGATGAACTCACCGGAACGGAGGCGGCCCTTCAGTTTTTTACAGGATACGTCATTGAAAAATCACTGAGCCTCGATAACATTTTCATTATCGCCCTCATATTCTCCTATTTCAGCGTAGACCTTAAATATCAGCACCGTCTTCTTTTCTGGGGAATCATCGGAGCGCTCATAATGCGAGGGATAATGATCGCGCTCGGTTACGCGCTGTTCACGACTTTTTGGTGGACAAGTTCCCTGTTCGGCGCGATTCTTATCGCGACCGCCGTAAAGATGCTTATTGCCCATCACGACAACCTTGAGCCGGAAAAGAATCCCGTTGTGCGTTTCGTAAAAAGGTTCTACCCTGTGACCGGTTCTTCGGACGGCGCCTTCTTTGCCGAAATTGACGGCAAAAAGGGGGTGACGTCGCTTTTCCTGGCGCTTGTAATGATTGAAAGCACCGATTTACTTTTTGCCATCGATTCCATCCCGGCCATTTTCGCAATAACAAGCGACCCGTTTCTTGTGTACACCTCGAATGTCTTTGCGATACTTGGCCTCAGATCACTTTATTTCGCACTTGCCGCCATGCTGGAGAAGTTCCGATACATGAAGACAAGCCTCGTTTTCCTGCTGGCATTCGTTGGTGTGAAAATGATCATGATCCCTCACTACCATATGCCTACCCACATTTCCCTGTCGCTGATAGCGGGGATACTCTCTGTAGGAATACTGGCTTCGCTTGTCGGAAAAAAGGGGGGGGATACTGCCCAGCTTGTTTCACCGCTGGCAGAGGAAATGACTAACCTGGCTATAACGACCTACAAAGCAGCCCGCCGGCTGGCGGTCGGCATCATCGGTTCAACCGTAGTCCTTGTCGGGATTATAATGATTTTCCTCCCCGGCCCTGCCATTGTGGTCATTCCGGCTGGCCTGACCATACTTGCGGGGGAGTTCGTTTGGGCCAAAAGACTTCTACGAAAAACAAAACTTACCATGAACCGACAGCTCAATAATTTCAAAAACAATAAATGA
- a CDS encoding response regulator, with protein MKLLFADDSVTMQKVIQLTLENEDVDVVIAGNGSEALEAIKNDIPDIIISDVSMPEMDGFEFCRQVKGNPETNKIPFVLISGELEKYDDKKGEEAGADGHITKPFKSEEFISTLHSYIKAKAAAHTEAEEVMASAKADYFSGVSSFDEPVKIITLDTSKRVVGASVSSGIDDEEELEIEEEDNDLDDDLDDDFDEDLDNELDDLGEIEAYTSPFDAPVVSSKLNRYEMESDDNGDKKKEAPKRKGIFPPIGIQGDEFTIPFSNRRKDLAPAGAAPEEIEELPDVEEDTASDIDFDRIDMEPLSEMSDLDSYKQFDGGVASAGGDIPVFDAEKEFNEMASAGIESGTDELVDDFGLTSLEDETGQMSFDNGDVTDLDIDEKPVGRASKLDLDLDSSEPLEESEPDFGLDEKAELDLDTYGDRASKLDLDIDIDEPLAESETDFGLDENAEMDLDTYGDRASKLDLDIDIDEPLAESETDFGLDENAEMDLDTYGDRASKLDLDIDDTTEESDLDSLPDDKTDLDIDYDIEAPAFAASGVADDDPLGKNPLSSSMYTDWHEEEKPRKRLDLDLDISDTAENIASAPPASEEIAYGDDTPPFGGEPEDESMTDYDISHDGEDHDEFEDVLAEFGGGVLGDSDSGADDDLFGPGGGETISVDNLVEEPQEDEKSDEERLWDAASKEPELMQEASDLIKEAEKKLSEIDSTYHEEDDHKDHETDLDALWDYLQEEHKDEARERAPRLPMPEYGDESESALPTIPAQALENAIRNLITGEGNDILKHAIKEAVDQSVRSIIERQVEDSVKEEISKMVGQSFQLAMPELIGMVGKITTQITPKIAEQMIKSAIDQIKKGEA; from the coding sequence ATGAAACTGCTCTTCGCCGATGATTCGGTTACCATGCAAAAGGTGATACAGCTCACCCTTGAGAATGAGGATGTCGATGTTGTAATTGCAGGTAACGGTAGCGAAGCGCTTGAGGCTATTAAAAACGATATCCCGGATATTATCATTTCCGATGTCTCAATGCCGGAAATGGATGGATTTGAATTTTGCCGCCAGGTAAAGGGCAATCCTGAAACGAATAAAATCCCCTTCGTACTTATTTCCGGGGAACTGGAAAAATATGACGACAAAAAAGGGGAGGAGGCAGGAGCCGACGGCCACATCACAAAACCTTTCAAGTCCGAAGAATTTATCTCTACGCTCCATAGCTACATAAAGGCAAAAGCGGCGGCTCATACGGAAGCTGAAGAGGTTATGGCATCCGCCAAGGCTGATTATTTCAGCGGCGTTTCGTCATTCGATGAACCTGTGAAGATAATCACGCTTGATACCTCCAAAAGGGTGGTTGGCGCGTCGGTCTCGTCTGGCATTGACGATGAGGAGGAACTGGAGATAGAGGAAGAGGACAACGATCTGGACGATGACCTGGACGACGATTTTGACGAAGACCTGGACAACGAACTGGATGATTTGGGTGAAATAGAGGCCTATACAAGCCCGTTCGACGCGCCGGTAGTCTCTTCGAAATTGAACAGGTATGAAATGGAAAGTGATGATAATGGCGACAAGAAGAAGGAAGCCCCGAAAAGGAAGGGGATATTTCCGCCGATAGGCATTCAGGGGGACGAGTTTACTATCCCTTTCTCTAATAGGAGAAAAGATCTTGCACCGGCAGGGGCTGCTCCGGAGGAGATCGAAGAGCTTCCCGATGTAGAGGAGGATACGGCGAGCGATATAGATTTCGACAGGATTGATATGGAGCCGCTTTCAGAAATGAGCGATCTTGATTCCTACAAGCAGTTTGACGGAGGAGTAGCTTCGGCAGGTGGCGATATTCCGGTTTTTGATGCGGAAAAGGAATTTAATGAAATGGCATCCGCCGGTATTGAATCGGGCACGGATGAGCTTGTGGATGACTTCGGCCTTACATCACTTGAAGATGAAACGGGGCAGATGTCATTCGATAATGGAGATGTCACTGACCTCGACATTGATGAAAAGCCGGTTGGAAGGGCCTCCAAACTCGACCTCGACCTTGATAGCAGCGAACCGCTTGAGGAGAGTGAACCGGATTTCGGCCTGGATGAGAAGGCGGAGTTGGATCTCGATACCTACGGCGACAGAGCTTCAAAACTCGACTTGGATATTGATATCGACGAACCGCTTGCAGAGAGTGAAACGGATTTCGGTCTGGATGAGAATGCTGAGATGGATCTCGATACCTACGGCGACAGAGCTTCAAAACTCGACCTGGATATTGATATCGACGAACCGCTTGCAGAGAGTGAAACGGATTTCGGTCTGGATGAGAATGCTGAGATGGATCTCGATACCTACGGCGACAGAGCCTCAAAACTCGACCTCGATATAGACGATACGACCGAAGAGAGCGACCTCGACTCATTGCCTGATGACAAGACAGATCTTGATATCGATTACGACATCGAAGCCCCGGCTTTCGCCGCCTCAGGCGTAGCGGATGATGATCCGCTTGGGAAAAATCCGCTCTCAAGTTCCATGTATACAGATTGGCATGAAGAGGAAAAGCCTAGGAAACGGCTTGATCTCGATCTTGATATCTCCGATACGGCTGAAAATATTGCCTCAGCTCCTCCGGCTTCGGAAGAGATAGCCTACGGCGACGATACCCCCCCTTTCGGCGGGGAACCGGAAGATGAATCGATGACGGATTACGACATAAGCCATGACGGCGAAGATCATGACGAATTTGAAGACGTTCTGGCTGAGTTTGGAGGAGGAGTTCTTGGGGATTCGGATTCCGGAGCGGACGACGATCTTTTCGGGCCTGGCGGTGGAGAAACCATTTCGGTGGACAACCTTGTAGAGGAACCGCAAGAAGATGAGAAATCCGATGAAGAGAGGTTATGGGATGCCGCCTCAAAAGAGCCGGAATTGATGCAGGAAGCGAGCGACCTGATAAAGGAAGCGGAAAAAAAGCTGTCGGAAATTGATTCCACCTACCATGAAGAAGACGACCATAAGGATCACGAAACAGATCTGGATGCCCTGTGGGACTACCTGCAGGAGGAACATAAGGATGAAGCGCGCGAAAGGGCCCCAAGGCTCCCGATGCCCGAATACGGCGATGAATCGGAGTCGGCGCTGCCGACCATCCCCGCGCAGGCGCTTGAAAACGCCATAAGGAACCTCATCACCGGCGAAGGTAACGATATTTTAAAGCACGCCATCAAGGAGGCTGTCGACCAGAGCGTAAGATCCATCATCGAAAGGCAGGTTGAGGATTCCGTAAAGGAAGAGATATCCAAAATGGTAGGGCAGAGTTTTCAGCTGGCAATGCCGGAGCTTATAGGAATGGTCGGGAAAATAACAACACAGATAACACCCAAGATAGCCGAACAGATGATAAAGAGCGCGATCGACCAGATAAAAAAAGGGGAAGCATAA
- a CDS encoding chemotaxis response regulator protein-glutamate methylesterase: protein MAKIRVLIIDDSAVVRNVLSEALSKDPQIEVVGTAPDPYIARDKIVQLKPDVLTLDVEMPKMDGVTFLRKLMASKPMPVVMVSSLTQHGAETTMAAMEAGAVEIVAKPEIDVKRGLDEMTTEIIDKVKAASKVNMSVHQHAKPPGKPKVLASSMIKTTDKVIFIGASTGGTEAIKDVLMRLPVSTPGICIVQHMPEGFTNAFAKRLNDLCEMEIVEAKDGDSVIPGRVLIAPGHSHMLFRRSGARYSVEVKQGPLVMRHRPSVEVLFTSAAKYAGSNAVGVMLTGMGGDGSSGMLEMKKAGAYNIAQDEQSCVVFGMPKEAIKLGGVDKVAHLSDIPSLILKAL from the coding sequence ATGGCAAAAATAAGAGTTCTTATTATCGACGATTCGGCGGTAGTACGTAATGTCCTCTCGGAAGCCCTCTCAAAGGATCCTCAAATAGAAGTTGTCGGCACTGCTCCCGATCCATATATTGCCAGAGATAAAATAGTACAGCTAAAACCGGATGTCCTGACCCTGGATGTGGAGATGCCGAAAATGGACGGCGTCACATTCCTCAGGAAACTTATGGCGTCAAAGCCCATGCCTGTCGTCATGGTAAGTTCATTAACTCAGCATGGCGCCGAAACTACGATGGCGGCCATGGAGGCTGGCGCGGTGGAAATTGTCGCAAAGCCGGAAATCGACGTAAAGCGTGGTCTCGACGAAATGACAACAGAGATCATAGATAAGGTGAAGGCCGCCTCAAAGGTAAACATGTCCGTGCATCAGCACGCAAAGCCGCCGGGCAAACCGAAAGTGCTCGCTTCGTCCATGATAAAAACCACCGACAAGGTAATATTCATAGGCGCTTCCACAGGGGGTACAGAGGCGATCAAGGACGTGCTTATGCGGCTCCCGGTCTCCACGCCGGGCATCTGCATAGTACAGCATATGCCGGAAGGATTTACGAACGCCTTCGCGAAAAGGCTCAACGACCTGTGCGAGATGGAAATTGTGGAAGCAAAGGATGGCGATTCTGTAATTCCGGGGAGGGTGCTTATTGCCCCTGGTCACAGTCACATGCTCTTCAGAAGGAGCGGCGCGAGATACAGCGTGGAAGTAAAGCAGGGGCCGCTCGTGATGAGGCACAGGCCTTCCGTTGAAGTGCTATTCACCTCCGCCGCCAAATATGCCGGCTCAAATGCGGTAGGCGTAATGCTTACCGGAATGGGGGGCGACGGTTCATCCGGCATGCTCGAGATGAAAAAGGCGGGGGCATACAATATTGCCCAGGACGAGCAGTCATGCGTCGTATTCGGGATGCCGAAAGAGGCGATAAAGCTGGGTGGAGTGGACAAGGTGGCCCACCTTTCCGATATCCCGTCTCTCATCTTAAAAGCCCTGTAA